A genomic segment from Cygnus atratus isolate AKBS03 ecotype Queensland, Australia chromosome 9, CAtr_DNAZoo_HiC_assembly, whole genome shotgun sequence encodes:
- the GPR148 gene encoding probable G-protein coupled receptor 148: MNATANLLRETTSNSSSDLNEASLYYLLEEWALNPQDTNMKMFLIPPVVCLVAGVLIIPSILFVIFSRFSIRKETRYMLLGNALLCDLIYLLFYTLSATLSAAHVSLPKEACVLQLFLLAVAYCGGLFTAAAIVLDTYIAILFPLRYVTILPSSRTKKVIVLLWICSGVLPGIFFLVLSSTHNFVPCVLEMCSIPLIIILTLSGTDAVKLCFWLSATVIFLFLSLIFCCYAILYFKTRQSGIWESICSRASVTFLMHNTVLFFYFSPFLVLFVESFLYVNVVIGLETGIWVSLTICNVLMILPKVLFPFLYGLRYREISASLKSIVRGKHLHLVSPAPSPS, from the coding sequence ATGAATGCAACTGCAAACCTCCTCCGGGAGACCACGTCCAACAGCTCCTCAGATTTGAATGAAGCTTCTTTGTACTACTTGCTGGAGGAATGGGCTCTCAACCCACAAGACACAAACatgaagatgtttttaattcctCCAGTTGTCTGCCTCGTGGCAGGTGTCCTCATTATTCCTTCCATCTTGTTTGTGATCTTCTCTAGGTTTAGCATCAGAAAGGAAACGAGGTACATGCTGCTGGGgaatgctttgctttgtgaTCTGATATACCTTTTGTTCTACACGCTGTCAGCTACTCTCAGCGCAGCACACGTAAGTCTCCCAAAGGAAGCCTGTGTTCTACAGTTATTTCTGCTGGCAGTGGCTTACTGCGGGGGACTGTTCACAGCTGCTGCCATAGTCTTGGACACGTACATagctattttgtttcctttgcgCTACGTTACTATTTTGCCTTCTTCACGAACAAAAAAAGTGATTGTATTGCTATGGATCTGTTCAGGGGTTCTCCCTGGGATTTTCTTCTTGGTGCTATCCAGCACTCACAACTTTGTGCCCTGTGTCCTGGAAATGTGCTCAATTCcactaataataatattaaCTCTGAGTGGGACTGATGCTGTGAAACTCTGTTTCTGGCTGTCTGCTACGGttatctttctcttcctgtctcTAATATTTTGTTGCTATgctattctttattttaaaaccaggcAATCAGGTATATGGGAGAGCATCTGTTCCAGAGCCAGTGTGACATTCTTAATGCACAACACTGtgttgttcttttatttctctccattctTGGTTCTTTTTGTAGAATCATTCTTGTACGTTAACGTTGTCATTGGACTGGAGACAGGAATCTGGGTCTCCCTGACAATCTGCAATGTCCTGATGATTCTGCCTAAAGTTTTGTTCCCTTTTCTATATGGACTTCGATACAGAGAGATCTCAGCATCTCTCAAATCCATTGTCAGAGGTAAGCATCTTCACCTGGTGTCACCTGCTCCATCACCATCCTGA